The Lacrimispora xylanolytica genome has a segment encoding these proteins:
- a CDS encoding lactate utilization protein: protein MDYSQIKKNFEGHGFTTQVFSTKEDACCYLTDMLQNQTIGFGGSETLKEMGLFEALQQKNAVVWHNKIPGMEVRKLANCANVYISSANAITETGEIVNIDATGNRVAMTAFGPQSYYYIIGRNKITANISEAYSRCKNVAAPLNAKRLGAKTPCAVRGDKCYDCNSPSRICRIISIIERVPLGMKCEIIFVDQELGY, encoded by the coding sequence ATGGATTATTCGCAGATAAAAAAGAATTTTGAGGGACATGGATTTACAACACAAGTTTTTTCCACAAAGGAAGATGCCTGTTGTTACCTTACCGATATGTTACAAAATCAAACGATCGGATTTGGTGGAAGTGAAACTTTAAAGGAAATGGGATTGTTTGAAGCTCTACAACAAAAAAATGCTGTTGTATGGCACAATAAGATTCCGGGCATGGAAGTGCGTAAACTTGCTAATTGTGCAAATGTTTATATATCCAGTGCAAACGCAATAACTGAGACGGGAGAGATTGTAAACATTGACGCAACAGGAAATCGTGTTGCAATGACTGCTTTTGGACCTCAATCCTATTATTACATTATAGGCAGAAATAAAATTACAGCTAATATTAGCGAAGCTTATTCCCGGTGTAAAAATGTAGCCGCCCCCTTGAATGCAAAACGTTTAGGAGCAAAGACGCCATGTGCGGTTAGGGGAGATAAATGTTATGATTGTAACAGTCCGAGCCGGATTTGTCGTATTATTTCGATCATTGAACGTGTACCATTGGGTATGAAGTGCGAAATTATCTTTGTGGATCAGGAATTGGGGTATTAA
- a CDS encoding DUF4318 domain-containing protein, whose product MFKKRFYIDLEDSLTYPCVNVICSYIEDYAQSSGEKLELISTQMPITFRLDSMLYIAEISMLRGGYSIHCKES is encoded by the coding sequence ATGTTTAAAAAAAGGTTCTATATTGATTTGGAAGATTCATTAACATATCCATGCGTAAACGTAATTTGTTCGTACATAGAAGATTATGCACAATCCTCTGGTGAAAAGTTGGAGTTAATTAGTACTCAAATGCCTATTACTTTTCGCTTAGATAGTATGCTTTATATTGCTGAAATTTCTATGCTGCGCGGAGGTTACTCTATTCACTGTAAAGAAAGTTAG
- a CDS encoding cupin domain-containing protein: MSDLYDLNVTPVTDALPTFPYDFGPNPFVIDLNKAAQQNGNYRSTLWTGSQLQAVLMDIPVHELIGMEVHPDNDQMIRIEDGVGLIQFGADKFSFYDQYLAFPNYVIFVPAGTWHNIINIGDKPLKISSIYTPPNYPWNTVQETKMSEPVSANN, from the coding sequence ATGTCAGATTTGTACGACTTAAATGTAACCCCAGTTACAGATGCACTCCCGACTTTCCCCTATGATTTTGGACCCAACCCTTTTGTGATTGATTTAAACAAAGCTGCGCAGCAAAATGGAAATTACCGTTCAACTCTATGGACAGGGTCCCAGTTACAGGCTGTACTTATGGATATTCCAGTCCATGAGCTTATCGGTATGGAGGTACATCCGGATAACGACCAGATGATTCGGATCGAGGATGGAGTAGGACTCATTCAGTTTGGAGCAGATAAATTTTCGTTTTATGATCAATATCTGGCTTTCCCAAACTATGTAATCTTCGTACCTGCGGGAACATGGCATAATATTATTAACATAGGTGATAAGCCACTTAAAATATCATCGATCTATACTCCGCCAAATTATCCATGGAATACCGTTCAGGAGACAAAAATGTCAGAGCCAGTATCAGCTAACAATTAA
- a CDS encoding acylphosphatase produces the protein MDDIIRKRIYVDGRVQGVGFRYKVKYLAPGFGITGLVKNLGDGRVEMELQGTDSGIERLLQEINNDRFIVIKDMQWELISVIEENGFHIR, from the coding sequence ATGGATGATATCATCCGAAAACGAATTTACGTGGACGGAAGAGTGCAGGGCGTAGGTTTTCGATACAAGGTGAAGTATCTTGCTCCTGGATTTGGTATTACGGGCCTGGTAAAGAACCTGGGTGATGGCCGAGTGGAAATGGAGCTTCAGGGGACGGATAGCGGAATAGAGAGATTATTGCAGGAAATAAACAATGACCGATTTATTGTAATTAAGGACATGCAATGGGAGCTTATTTCAGTAATAGAGGAGAATGGATTTCATATCAGGTAA
- a CDS encoding EAL domain-containing protein → MQKMEEWDRKQKNMLIPVLLCLSFIIGCFSILIYMMGKNEQEKVAYFFSAAKQNQLIMKGRLEEELTILNGLAVSFGSGGIYSEERINQIIHTINREDPSMDIGFIGVAGKSATKSLEDYFKVTVRDHNNEPIGTLYANNYNEILSNITSTMALAEGLYVIFDHTGKKIGGSQHIYELVEGETKLRAQVSQAISTREETCFQIKTQNKNQMVVMTPLGINGWYLLNVLPEPNLHTRYLEMAIGAGIMILISCGLFLCYLYRQFLTINKNQETLAKLAYRDSITGTRNYASFKQEMEKRLRKEKKETYAVWYCDIKKFKFMNDILGYEEGDRVLISLANLFRDYGGPDTLYCRISADNFAGLYKYKTREDMEEWFQKLVDVFQSRYLPFNKKIPMEISMGVYCIEETDVEQLSIDQIVDRANIAQKNIKGLPGNPFGFYNKEIRNRVLFESELESEIDLALRSQEFKIFVQPKISIQTGNQIVGGEVLVRWENPRKGTIPPGQFIPLMERDGKIVLLDRYMFEKSCEWLSNYIKSGRPPVSIAVNVSKIGMLREDFVDFYGEVKNKYQIPDGLLELEFTETVLLNDDAMFNRLVTRLNEKGFICSLDDFGSGYSSLNLLKNLKIDVLKLDIMFFRKSNDISRERIVISNIINMAKELKIKTIAEGVEYVETVEFLKAAGCDVIQGYVFAKAMSVEAFELMLHEKENVYLVPADAGE, encoded by the coding sequence ATGCAAAAGATGGAAGAATGGGATAGAAAACAGAAAAATATGCTTATTCCGGTACTTCTCTGCCTGTCATTTATCATTGGTTGTTTTTCAATCCTGATATACATGATGGGAAAAAATGAACAGGAGAAAGTTGCCTATTTTTTTAGTGCGGCAAAGCAGAATCAGTTGATCATGAAGGGCAGGCTGGAAGAGGAGCTTACGATTCTAAACGGACTCGCTGTGAGTTTTGGCTCTGGTGGAATATACAGTGAGGAGCGTATCAATCAAATCATCCATACTATCAACAGGGAAGATCCCTCCATGGACATAGGTTTCATAGGTGTGGCTGGTAAGAGTGCCACTAAGAGCCTGGAAGATTATTTTAAAGTAACGGTGCGAGATCATAACAACGAACCCATTGGAACCTTATATGCGAATAATTACAATGAGATACTTAGTAACATTACCAGCACCATGGCACTGGCTGAGGGCCTTTATGTAATATTTGATCATACCGGAAAAAAGATTGGTGGTTCACAGCACATCTATGAATTGGTTGAAGGTGAGACAAAGTTAAGAGCTCAGGTGTCACAAGCTATAAGTACCAGAGAGGAAACTTGCTTTCAAATTAAGACACAGAATAAGAATCAGATGGTGGTAATGACGCCTCTTGGGATCAATGGCTGGTATCTTCTTAATGTTTTGCCGGAGCCTAATTTACACACCAGATATCTGGAGATGGCCATTGGGGCAGGAATCATGATATTAATATCCTGCGGCCTGTTCCTTTGCTATTTGTACCGGCAATTTTTGACCATTAATAAAAATCAGGAGACTCTGGCTAAACTGGCATATCGAGACAGCATTACAGGAACCAGAAATTATGCTTCCTTTAAGCAGGAGATGGAAAAACGGCTGCGTAAAGAGAAAAAAGAAACGTATGCAGTCTGGTATTGTGATATAAAAAAGTTCAAATTCATGAATGATATATTGGGCTATGAGGAAGGGGACAGAGTTTTGATTTCCCTGGCCAATCTGTTTCGTGATTATGGTGGTCCGGATACACTCTATTGCAGGATATCAGCCGATAATTTTGCGGGGCTCTACAAATATAAAACAAGAGAAGACATGGAGGAGTGGTTCCAGAAGCTGGTTGACGTGTTTCAAAGCCGCTATCTGCCATTTAACAAGAAAATTCCCATGGAAATAAGTATGGGAGTCTATTGTATTGAAGAAACGGATGTAGAACAGCTTTCCATTGACCAAATTGTGGACCGGGCGAATATTGCACAAAAAAACATAAAGGGTCTGCCAGGAAATCCATTTGGATTCTATAACAAGGAAATCAGAAACCGCGTCTTATTTGAATCTGAACTGGAATCAGAAATAGACCTTGCCCTTCGAAGCCAGGAATTTAAGATATTTGTTCAGCCAAAGATATCAATTCAGACTGGAAATCAGATTGTGGGGGGAGAGGTCCTTGTAAGGTGGGAGAATCCCAGAAAAGGAACCATACCACCGGGACAGTTCATTCCTCTCATGGAGCGTGATGGCAAGATCGTGCTTCTTGACCGTTATATGTTTGAAAAATCATGTGAATGGCTTAGCAATTATATAAAATCAGGAAGACCTCCAGTCAGTATTGCTGTTAATGTATCTAAAATAGGAATGCTGAGGGAAGATTTTGTAGATTTCTATGGAGAAGTCAAGAATAAATATCAAATACCAGACGGGCTTTTGGAACTTGAATTTACAGAAACAGTTCTTCTTAATGATGACGCTATGTTTAACCGTTTGGTGACAAGACTGAATGAAAAAGGATTTATCTGCTCTCTTGATGATTTTGGCTCCGGCTACTCTTCACTTAATCTGTTAAAGAATCTAAAAATTGATGTTTTGAAACTGGATATCATGTTCTTTAGAAAGAGCAACGATATCAGCCGGGAGCGTATTGTTATTTCAAATATTATAAATATGGCAAAAGAGCTAAAGATTAAGACCATTGCAGAAGGTGTAGAATATGTAGAAACAGTTGAATTCTTAAAGGCTGCCGGATGCGATGTGATTCAGGGCTACGTGTTTGCCAAAGCCATGAGTGTTGAGGCATTTGAATTAATGCTGCATGAAAAGGAAAATGTATATCTGGTACCTGCAGATGCAGGAGAATAG
- a CDS encoding GntR family transcriptional regulator codes for MNWKLTEDRPIWIQLVEQLTTLIVSGIYASGSAVPAVRTLATEAGVNPNTMQRALAELENRGLVETRRTSGRVVTEDLTLIQGVRRQLAYQRMDEFFESMHSLGYTEEQTRELLAAWNKKEESV; via the coding sequence ATGAACTGGAAACTGACAGAAGACCGACCAATTTGGATACAGCTTGTTGAACAGCTCACCACGCTCATTGTATCCGGCATATATGCATCCGGCTCAGCGGTGCCTGCAGTTCGTACCCTTGCAACCGAAGCAGGCGTGAACCCAAATACCATGCAGCGTGCACTTGCTGAACTGGAAAACCGCGGGCTTGTTGAGACACGCCGCACCTCGGGCCGGGTCGTTACAGAGGATTTAACACTCATACAAGGGGTCCGAAGACAGTTAGCCTATCAGCGTATGGACGAATTTTTTGAATCCATGCATTCACTGGGCTATACAGAAGAACAAACACGAGAGTTGCTTGCGGCTTGGAATAAAAAGGAGGAATCAGTATGA
- a CDS encoding ABC transporter ATP-binding protein, whose product MNQELITANSLTKSYGTKIALDHIDLSVGHGRIVGLLGPNGSGKTTFIKLLCGLLHPTSGTLKIEGLAPGIETKAVISYLPDRMYFADWMRTSDLADFFTDFYTDFDRAKALEMFKALGISQNERIKTMSKGTKEKAQLALIMSRKAQLYLLDEPIGGVDPAARDFILNTILTNYNENGTVMLSTHLISDIERVLDEAIFLQNGKVVRHDTVDNIREKEGKSVDQLFREIFTYSR is encoded by the coding sequence ATGAATCAGGAACTTATTACCGCAAATAGCCTGACAAAGAGCTACGGTACAAAAATTGCACTGGACCACATTGACTTATCTGTCGGACACGGCCGCATTGTTGGCCTTTTAGGACCCAATGGTTCCGGAAAGACTACTTTTATCAAGCTTCTTTGTGGACTTTTACACCCTACTTCTGGTACGCTTAAGATTGAGGGCCTCGCTCCAGGTATAGAAACAAAAGCAGTCATATCTTACCTGCCTGACCGCATGTATTTTGCTGACTGGATGAGAACCTCAGATCTGGCGGATTTCTTCACAGACTTTTATACCGATTTTGATCGAGCAAAAGCCCTGGAGATGTTTAAAGCTCTTGGAATCAGTCAAAACGAGCGTATTAAGACCATGTCAAAGGGAACAAAGGAAAAGGCTCAGCTGGCACTGATCATGAGCCGGAAGGCACAGCTCTATCTTCTTGATGAGCCTATTGGAGGCGTAGATCCTGCTGCCAGGGATTTTATCTTAAACACCATTTTAACCAACTATAATGAGAATGGAACAGTCATGCTCTCTACCCACCTGATTTCTGATATTGAGCGGGTGTTAGATGAGGCCATTTTCCTGCAAAATGGTAAGGTTGTCCGTCATGATACTGTAGATAACATACGTGAAAAGGAAGGCAAGTCCGTAGACCAGCTCTTCCGCGAAATATTCACATATAGCCGCTAA
- a CDS encoding P-II family nitrogen regulator translates to MECSDQIKALFIVVNAGYTDTIMDIVRAEGAGGATVINARGEGVNHESFMGITIDSEKEIILTLVDAATAKKIMCQIKEKAGWKSPLHGVCFVMPVNKAIGINAPIKEYEEES, encoded by the coding sequence ATGGAATGTTCCGACCAAATCAAAGCCCTTTTTATTGTGGTGAATGCCGGTTATACCGATACAATTATGGATATTGTAAGGGCAGAAGGGGCAGGCGGTGCTACGGTTATAAATGCACGAGGAGAAGGCGTGAATCATGAATCCTTTATGGGGATAACCATTGATTCAGAAAAAGAGATCATACTGACTCTCGTAGACGCAGCAACAGCTAAGAAAATTATGTGCCAGATCAAGGAAAAAGCTGGCTGGAAATCCCCGCTTCATGGAGTCTGCTTTGTAATGCCGGTCAACAAAGCCATTGGCATTAATGCACCCATTAAGGAGTATGAGGAAGAATCATAA
- a CDS encoding DUF1538 domain-containing protein, whose amino-acid sequence MKTLRTLKEVFLSSLPLVFIIITVCVFMAPMEKSSDYVKLVIGYLSVVFGQAFFLVGLDSSILPIGKMVGSSLIKFNKSIFIILFGILFGILATVAEPALAVLARQTHMTMNEVNETVFVWILSSGVGIFVGLALYRVIKDMNIKIVFLILYIMTFFIVIFVPDEFVALAFDGSGATTGDISVPFILALGMGISATMSKRKTNDDTFGIIGIASVGPIIAVFLYGIILKISYGGNLPPAGIYDPGGAESFLGIIVSNITGVALALFPIIIVFLPFQFRLVKLPRKQFIRTILGVVPVYLGLLIFLSGIDYGFAFAGKYIGEVFLSAGRPQWFKWILLPLGFVLGAAITLSEPAVTVLGEQLEEITNGHIQKMTIRMTLAIGIGFASLFSMLKILTQINILWFLVPLYAISLIMMTKTSSLFVGLAFDSGGVTGGALTSAFLTPLTLGTAQAVALSAGSEAQSVLTNGFGIIAFISVTPLIAVQSLGLLYNRKLKQAQELNEKFEQEKYEELSFYAAQLEEEESSSMELSSQDTLKETEYEMEPIVDLEEGASG is encoded by the coding sequence ATGAAAACATTACGTACTTTAAAAGAGGTTTTTTTATCTTCACTTCCGCTTGTTTTTATAATAATCACTGTTTGTGTCTTTATGGCGCCTATGGAAAAATCATCTGATTATGTTAAACTGGTCATTGGTTACCTAAGCGTTGTTTTTGGGCAGGCATTCTTTTTGGTGGGATTAGATTCCAGCATTCTGCCCATTGGAAAAATGGTTGGAAGTTCTTTGATAAAGTTCAATAAAAGTATCTTTATTATCTTGTTCGGAATTTTGTTTGGGATTCTGGCAACCGTGGCGGAGCCAGCTCTTGCAGTACTTGCAAGGCAGACCCACATGACGATGAATGAGGTCAATGAAACTGTTTTTGTATGGATATTAAGTTCTGGTGTAGGTATATTCGTAGGTTTAGCCTTGTACCGGGTCATTAAGGATATGAACATAAAGATTGTATTTTTGATTCTTTATATCATGACTTTTTTCATTGTGATTTTTGTACCGGATGAATTTGTGGCACTAGCCTTTGATGGAAGTGGTGCGACTACGGGTGATATCTCGGTTCCCTTTATACTCGCACTGGGCATGGGTATTTCTGCCACCATGTCAAAGCGTAAAACAAATGATGATACCTTTGGTATTATAGGAATCGCATCGGTTGGTCCAATTATCGCAGTGTTCCTTTACGGTATCATTTTAAAAATCAGTTACGGTGGAAATCTGCCGCCTGCCGGTATTTATGATCCAGGCGGAGCCGAAAGCTTTCTTGGGATTATTGTTTCGAATATAACAGGGGTTGCCCTTGCGTTATTTCCTATTATTATCGTGTTTTTACCATTTCAGTTCCGTTTGGTAAAGCTTCCCAGAAAACAGTTTATCAGGACAATACTTGGTGTTGTACCGGTGTATCTGGGATTGCTTATATTCCTTTCGGGTATTGATTATGGTTTTGCATTTGCTGGAAAGTATATAGGGGAAGTGTTTTTAAGCGCCGGCCGGCCACAGTGGTTTAAATGGATTCTTCTGCCTTTGGGGTTTGTTCTGGGTGCAGCAATTACGCTGTCTGAACCAGCTGTTACGGTGTTAGGAGAGCAGCTGGAAGAGATAACAAACGGTCATATTCAGAAGATGACTATACGAATGACCCTGGCTATTGGGATTGGCTTTGCCTCTCTTTTTTCCATGCTTAAGATTTTGACCCAGATTAATATACTTTGGTTTCTTGTACCGCTTTATGCCATATCACTTATTATGATGACAAAGACGTCTTCTTTGTTTGTAGGCCTGGCTTTTGATTCCGGCGGCGTAACTGGGGGAGCATTGACTTCTGCTTTCTTAACACCGCTGACTCTTGGAACAGCACAGGCAGTCGCTTTGTCAGCGGGTAGTGAAGCCCAATCCGTTCTTACCAATGGGTTCGGTATTATCGCATTTATTTCTGTAACGCCTTTGATTGCCGTACAGTCTCTGGGGCTTTTGTATAATCGGAAGTTAAAGCAGGCTCAGGAACTGAACGAAAAATTCGAGCAGGAAAAATACGAGGAATTGTCCTTTTATGCGGCACAGCTGGAGGAAGAGGAATCCAGTTCTATGGAGCTCTCTTCCCAGGATACACTTAAGGAAACTGAATATGAGATGGAACCGATTGTTGACTTAGAGGAGGGTGCCAGTGGATAA
- a CDS encoding GGDEF domain-containing protein, producing MDRITLNEIKEKLDFFHKMFDAVRLIDPLHKKVLEYRDSGMISTKVICYDYWGDNRICDNCISIRSYQEDRSLVKMEKFKESIILVTAIPITNVELPAVLELFKNVTDTMFVGDGDYTKNEMLTKYAREINNAIIKDPLTLLFNRRYINERLPADIVEATLTGNPLSVSFVDLDNFKAINDSYGHEAGDQAIRSVGEVILNYIDGRKTWAARYGGDEFLICLGGMRADKAEQIMLKIQNDVGKIGISTDKENIRLSLTFGIRTMEDTPITATELIREADKEMYLAKKRKYHYGS from the coding sequence ATGGACCGAATTACTCTTAATGAGATAAAAGAAAAATTAGATTTTTTCCATAAAATGTTTGATGCTGTACGTCTCATTGATCCTCTGCATAAGAAAGTATTGGAATATCGGGATTCTGGTATGATTTCAACGAAAGTAATATGTTATGACTACTGGGGGGATAATAGAATCTGTGACAATTGCATCTCCATTCGGTCGTATCAGGAAGACAGAAGTCTGGTAAAAATGGAAAAGTTTAAAGAATCAATTATTTTGGTGACTGCAATTCCTATTACCAATGTTGAATTACCGGCTGTACTGGAGTTATTTAAAAATGTGACGGATACGATGTTCGTAGGCGATGGAGATTATACCAAAAATGAGATGCTTACAAAGTATGCCAGAGAAATCAATAATGCAATCATTAAAGATCCCCTGACACTGCTTTTTAACCGCAGGTATATTAATGAACGGCTTCCTGCTGATATTGTGGAAGCTACCCTTACCGGCAACCCCTTATCCGTCTCTTTCGTAGATCTTGATAATTTTAAAGCTATTAATGATTCCTATGGACATGAAGCTGGAGATCAAGCCATCAGATCAGTAGGGGAAGTAATTCTTAACTATATAGATGGAAGAAAGACCTGGGCAGCCAGGTATGGAGGAGACGAATTTCTAATCTGCCTTGGCGGAATGAGGGCAGATAAAGCGGAACAGATCATGCTGAAAATACAAAATGATGTTGGAAAGATCGGAATCAGTACAGACAAAGAAAACATCAGGCTTTCCCTTACATTCGGTATCCGGACTATGGAGGATACTCCCATAACGGCAACAGAACTCATTAGGGAAGCAGACAAAGAAATGTATCTGGCAAAGAAACGCAAATACCACTATGGATCATAA